Proteins from a genomic interval of Magnetovibrio sp. PR-2:
- a CDS encoding sensor histidine kinase, with amino-acid sequence MAVHHLAIVEWVKRLPVWAFVSVFVVIAVAISETLVVIESFVMHGKLDAHLMLAGFITPLITAAIMAWVVAWVLGIATVGHRNENKARLLLVDAIESVNGGVVLFDSKDRLVLCNEQYRHILPCSPEVVIPGITFEQLLRELAKSGTYLPDDIDAETFLKNRVEAHRKGLGVSNYQVKDGRWFEIEERRTNEGGVIVIVRDITQQMQAQHELEKSRDEAALANKTKSEFLASMSHELRTPLNAIIGFSGTMKDELFGAIENEKYLDYLGDIHRSGEHLLELINDILDASAIEAGAMSLNESIINLGDMINVSLRLIKPRALTGKVSLSTDIAIGLPQIQGDARRVRQILLNLLSNAVKFTPEDGKIKVRAFMNDDGSLFISVQDTGIGMAEADIETAMSDFGQVDSGLNRKHEGTGLGLPLTKGLVELHGGVLKINSEPGQGTQAVVSFPPVRVIRSVRAVS; translated from the coding sequence ATGGCGGTGCATCATCTGGCAATTGTGGAATGGGTCAAAAGGCTCCCGGTTTGGGCCTTTGTGAGTGTGTTTGTGGTAATCGCCGTGGCGATCTCCGAAACGCTGGTTGTGATCGAAAGCTTCGTGATGCACGGAAAGCTGGATGCGCATCTGATGCTCGCGGGTTTTATTACGCCGCTGATTACGGCCGCGATTATGGCGTGGGTGGTGGCGTGGGTTTTGGGCATTGCCACCGTCGGCCACCGCAATGAAAATAAAGCACGCCTGTTGCTGGTGGACGCCATCGAAAGCGTCAATGGCGGTGTGGTTCTGTTCGACAGCAAAGATCGCCTGGTTCTGTGCAATGAACAATACCGCCACATCTTACCGTGCAGCCCCGAAGTCGTCATTCCCGGCATCACGTTTGAACAGTTACTCCGTGAATTGGCGAAGTCCGGCACCTACTTGCCAGACGATATCGATGCTGAAACATTTTTGAAAAACCGGGTCGAAGCGCACCGCAAGGGCTTAGGCGTCAGCAATTATCAGGTCAAAGACGGGCGTTGGTTCGAAATTGAAGAACGGCGCACCAACGAAGGCGGCGTGATCGTCATCGTGCGCGACATCACCCAGCAAATGCAGGCGCAACACGAATTGGAAAAATCCCGTGACGAAGCCGCGCTGGCCAATAAAACCAAGTCGGAGTTTTTGGCTTCCATGAGCCACGAGTTGCGCACACCCTTGAACGCCATTATCGGGTTTTCCGGCACCATGAAAGACGAATTGTTCGGTGCTATTGAGAATGAAAAATATCTCGATTATTTGGGCGACATACACCGTTCTGGCGAACATCTATTGGAGCTAATCAACGATATTTTGGACGCATCAGCGATTGAGGCTGGCGCCATGTCCTTAAACGAAAGCATTATCAATCTAGGGGACATGATAAATGTGTCGCTGCGTTTGATAAAGCCACGCGCCTTGACGGGTAAGGTGTCCCTGTCAACGGACATTGCTATTGGCTTGCCGCAAATCCAGGGTGATGCTCGTCGGGTGCGCCAGATTTTGTTGAATCTGCTCAGCAATGCTGTGAAGTTCACACCTGAAGATGGCAAAATTAAAGTCCGCGCGTTTATGAACGATGACGGTTCTCTATTCATTAGCGTTCAAGACACGGGGATCGGCATGGCTGAGGCGGACATCGAAACCGCCATGAGCGATTTTGGACAAGTGGACAGCGGGCTCAACCGCAAACACGAAGGCACGGGTCTGGGCCTGCCGTTGACCAAGGGCTTGGTGGAATTGCACGGGGGCGTGTTGAAAATCAACAGCGAACCGGGCCAAGGCACGCAAGCCGTCGTTAGCTTCCCGCCCGTGCGTGTGATCCGTTCCGTGCGTGCCGTGTCGTAG
- a CDS encoding AmpG family muropeptide MFS transporter produces MTDLLHEKPHRSWGESARLFFTPKVLAMLFLGFSAGVPLYLVFSTLSVWLREAGVERATIGFFSWAALAYGFKFVWAPLIDKLPVPVLARLLGRRRAWLLVAQVCVIGALAFMALTDPSRTVTAMALGAVLLAFSSATQDIVIDAYRIESADEDLQGLLSATYIAGYRIGMLVAGAGALEIAGFLDVIEGYDYAAWRSTYFAMAGVMGIGVLTTLFIAEPTYKNGVADKLNDKGDYARFIALFILAVLAFGTVFALWPGLAEHLKGVLGEGLAKFIDGAGRLAASIFAAFVAGSAMVRGGMVPKALAHETYVAPFADFFKRYGRVALVILALIATFRISDIVMGVMANVFYLDLGFDKQDIGRISKGFGLGATLVGGFVGGLLTVRFGVMRVMVLGAVLVIATNALFAVMSHMDPLIWVLMVVITADNLAGGIASAVFVAYLSGLTSRGFTATQYALFSSIMMLVPKLIAGYSGVAVDAVGYAWFFAGSALIGVVPLILLLAVAKLTPPVVVKRT; encoded by the coding sequence ATGACAGATCTTCTTCATGAAAAGCCGCATCGGTCTTGGGGCGAAAGTGCGCGCTTGTTTTTCACGCCCAAGGTGCTGGCCATGCTGTTTTTGGGCTTCAGCGCGGGCGTGCCGTTGTATTTGGTGTTTTCGACCCTGTCCGTGTGGTTGCGCGAAGCGGGGGTGGAGCGCGCGACCATCGGCTTTTTCAGCTGGGCGGCGTTGGCGTACGGCTTCAAGTTCGTCTGGGCGCCTTTGATCGACAAACTGCCCGTGCCGGTGTTGGCGCGTTTGTTGGGGCGCAGGCGTGCGTGGCTGTTGGTGGCGCAGGTTTGTGTGATCGGCGCATTGGCGTTCATGGCGCTGACGGACCCCAGTCGCACCGTCACGGCCATGGCTTTGGGGGCGGTGTTGTTGGCGTTTTCGTCCGCGACACAAGACATTGTCATTGACGCTTACCGGATCGAATCGGCGGACGAAGATTTGCAAGGTTTGCTCAGCGCCACTTACATTGCGGGCTATCGCATCGGCATGTTGGTGGCGGGCGCGGGTGCGTTGGAAATCGCCGGGTTTTTGGACGTTATAGAAGGCTACGATTATGCGGCCTGGCGCTCCACTTACTTTGCCATGGCCGGCGTGATGGGTATAGGCGTGTTGACCACCTTGTTTATTGCGGAACCCACTTATAAAAACGGTGTGGCCGACAAGCTCAACGACAAGGGTGATTATGCGCGGTTCATCGCCTTGTTCATTTTGGCCGTGCTGGCGTTTGGCACAGTCTTCGCCCTGTGGCCGGGATTGGCCGAGCACTTAAAAGGCGTGCTGGGTGAAGGCTTGGCGAAGTTTATCGATGGAGCCGGGCGCCTGGCGGCATCGATCTTCGCGGCATTTGTCGCGGGGTCGGCTATGGTGCGCGGGGGCATGGTGCCCAAAGCTTTGGCTCACGAAACGTACGTGGCGCCTTTTGCCGACTTCTTTAAGCGCTATGGCCGGGTGGCATTGGTGATTTTGGCGCTGATCGCCACGTTTCGCATATCCGACATCGTTATGGGCGTCATGGCGAACGTATTTTATTTGGACTTAGGCTTCGACAAACAAGACATCGGCCGCATTTCCAAGGGCTTTGGATTGGGTGCGACGTTGGTGGGCGGCTTTGTCGGTGGCTTGCTGACGGTGCGGTTTGGGGTCATGCGGGTGATGGTCTTAGGCGCCGTGCTGGTGATCGCCACCAATGCGTTGTTTGCTGTTATGAGCCATATGGACCCGCTGATCTGGGTGCTGATGGTGGTGATTACAGCAGATAATCTCGCGGGGGGCATCGCGTCTGCGGTGTTCGTGGCGTATCTGTCGGGTCTCACGTCCCGGGGCTTTACCGCGACACAGTATGCGCTGTTTAGCTCCATTATGATGTTGGTGCCCAAGCTGATTGCCGGGTATTCGGGCGTGGCGGTGGATGCGGTGGGTTATGCTTGGTTCTTCGCCGGATCGGCGCTGATTGGCGTTGTTCCGCTGATTTTGCTGCTGGCTGTGGCGAAATTAACGCCGCCTGTGGTTGTGAAGCGCACATAA
- the ppa gene encoding inorganic diphosphatase encodes MDITKLPIGDDAPNSFNVIIEVPMGGNPVKYELDKESGAMFVDRFLHTAMHYPCNYGFIPHTLSDDGDPVDAAVLGQHVVAPGSVIPSRPIGVLLMEDESGIDEKVLCVPDHSLHPYYEEVESYTDIRPILIEQIAHFFTHYKDLEDGKWVKVTGWEGPERAKELIQEGIERAKSK; translated from the coding sequence ATGGACATTACCAAGCTTCCCATCGGCGATGACGCCCCCAACTCCTTCAACGTGATCATCGAAGTGCCCATGGGTGGCAACCCGGTGAAGTACGAACTGGACAAAGAATCCGGTGCCATGTTCGTGGATCGCTTCCTGCACACCGCCATGCACTATCCGTGTAACTATGGCTTTATCCCGCACACGCTGTCCGACGACGGCGACCCGGTTGATGCGGCTGTGTTGGGTCAACACGTTGTGGCCCCGGGCTCTGTCATTCCGTCCCGTCCCATCGGCGTGTTGTTGATGGAAGACGAAAGCGGCATCGATGAAAAAGTTCTGTGCGTGCCCGATCACAGCCTGCATCCTTACTACGAAGAGGTGGAAAGCTATACGGACATCCGCCCGATTTTGATCGAGCAAATTGCTCACTTCTTCACCCACTACAAAGACCTGGAAGACGGCAAGTGGGTGAAGGTCACGGGCTGGGAAGGTCCGGAACGCGCCAAAGAGCTGATCCAAGAAGGCATCGAGCGCGCCAAAAGCAAGTAA
- a CDS encoding O-acetyl-ADP-ribose deacetylase — protein MGVDVSNRIKIITADITTLSVDAIVNAANASLQGGGGVDGAIHKAAGPGLLAECRRLKRCMTGDAKLTEGYDLPADYVIHTVGPMWHGGGSGEDAALASCYTASLHIACEHNFHTIAFPAISTGVYAFPPKRAARIAVHTVAGFVATQGCPAQVVFCCFSDESAELHRQALSELHPS, from the coding sequence ATGGGGGTGGATGTATCCAACCGCATCAAAATTATCACGGCAGACATCACAACTTTATCCGTGGACGCCATTGTCAACGCGGCCAACGCATCACTTCAGGGCGGTGGTGGCGTAGACGGTGCGATTCATAAAGCCGCCGGACCTGGGTTGTTGGCGGAATGTCGTCGTCTGAAACGCTGCATGACCGGCGACGCCAAGCTGACCGAGGGCTATGATCTACCCGCCGATTACGTGATCCACACCGTCGGCCCCATGTGGCACGGGGGCGGCAGTGGCGAGGATGCGGCCTTGGCGTCGTGCTACACAGCCAGCCTCCATATCGCGTGTGAACACAACTTTCACACCATCGCCTTTCCCGCCATTTCTACGGGTGTGTATGCCTTCCCGCCAAAGCGCGCCGCGCGCATTGCCGTGCACACGGTGGCGGGGTTTGTGGCGACCCAAGGCTGCCCGGCCCAAGTCGTCTTTTGCTGTTTTTCGGACGAAAGTGCAGAACTTCACCGACAGGCCTTGTCCGAACTCCATCCCTCTTGA
- a CDS encoding tetratricopeptide repeat protein has product MPDWQWLTTLIDWFVTHQDDILKPVATAIILGGAAWFFGVPKRILSFMRPAADELPPSPLSQDAQLAKELGVTEAALRNFFKILEEDHVGPDELDAKLREIAGRHKDLLTRVAAIPDVDERTTALRQDAEAAIADGRYDDADAILHDAENQDLQAVAELEDQLHARHMAAYESAVARAELAKTRIKYLDAAHHYKRAADHCPDKCIEEQIGALASAGGSYYLAADYSQGENVLTAAQELADQHLSSDAPLTAIVLNNLALHYKATNRLDKAEPLMERALKIHENAFGPDHPKVAIRLNNLAQLYHATHRLEKAEPLMERALNIDENAFGPNHPKVATRLNNLASLYYDTHRLDKAEPLMERAHGILLAAYGAEHPKTQGVANNLDILRREIAACSDRAD; this is encoded by the coding sequence ATGCCCGACTGGCAGTGGCTTACGACCCTGATAGATTGGTTTGTCACGCACCAAGATGACATATTGAAACCGGTTGCGACGGCGATCATCTTAGGCGGCGCAGCTTGGTTTTTTGGCGTTCCCAAACGTATTCTCTCGTTCATGCGCCCCGCCGCAGACGAACTGCCTCCATCTCCACTATCCCAAGACGCCCAACTCGCCAAAGAGCTCGGCGTCACCGAAGCAGCGCTGCGCAATTTCTTCAAAATTTTGGAAGAAGATCATGTCGGGCCGGATGAACTGGACGCCAAGCTCCGCGAAATCGCCGGGCGGCACAAAGACCTGCTTACCCGTGTCGCCGCCATTCCCGATGTGGATGAACGCACGACTGCCCTGCGCCAAGACGCCGAGGCCGCCATCGCCGATGGTCGATACGATGACGCGGATGCCATTTTGCACGATGCCGAAAATCAGGATTTGCAGGCGGTGGCAGAGCTCGAAGATCAACTGCATGCCCGCCACATGGCCGCGTACGAATCCGCCGTTGCGCGCGCCGAATTGGCGAAAACCCGGATCAAATATCTGGACGCGGCCCACCATTACAAACGCGCTGCAGACCATTGCCCAGATAAATGTATTGAGGAGCAAATCGGCGCGTTAGCGAGTGCTGGAGGTTCTTATTATCTCGCGGCTGACTATTCACAAGGCGAAAACGTTTTAACCGCGGCGCAGGAACTGGCAGACCAACATCTCTCTTCGGATGCTCCACTGACAGCAATCGTCCTCAACAATTTGGCGCTGCACTATAAAGCCACCAATCGGTTGGACAAGGCGGAGCCTTTGATGGAACGCGCACTGAAAATCCACGAAAACGCCTTTGGACCGGACCATCCCAAGGTCGCCATCCGACTCAATAATTTAGCCCAGCTCTATCATGCCACCCATCGGTTGGAAAAGGCCGAGCCTTTGATGGAACGCGCCCTGAACATCGACGAAAATGCCTTTGGACCAAACCATCCCAAAGTCGCCACCCGACTCAACAATTTAGCCTCGCTCTATTATGACACCCATCGGTTGGACAAGGCCGAGCCTTTGATGGAGCGTGCCCATGGAATTTTGTTGGCGGCCTATGGGGCGGAGCATCCGAAGACGCAAGGGGTGGCCAACAATCTCGACATTTTGCGCCGGGAGATTGCGGCGTGCTCAGATCGGGCGGATTGA
- a CDS encoding pyridoxamine 5'-phosphate oxidase family protein has translation MAKFFDNISDAQKAFIEDQHMFFVASAPLSQDGHVNVSPKGMDSFRVLGPNQVAYLDITGSANETSAHLQENGRITFMFCAFDGPPKILRLFGTGRVITANDEQWDEFSNLFPPLSGTRQIMVVDVHKTQESCGMGVPKFDFVEDRDALVKHWDKNGDDFVRDYWGRKNSESQDGLKPYALHPSTDD, from the coding sequence ATGGCTAAGTTCTTCGACAACATCTCGGACGCGCAAAAGGCGTTCATCGAAGACCAGCACATGTTCTTCGTCGCCAGCGCGCCCTTGTCGCAAGACGGCCACGTCAATGTCTCGCCCAAGGGCATGGACAGCTTTCGTGTCTTAGGCCCCAACCAAGTGGCGTACTTGGACATCACCGGCAGCGCCAACGAGACCTCGGCACACTTACAAGAAAATGGGCGTATCACATTTATGTTCTGCGCCTTCGACGGCCCACCCAAAATCCTGCGCCTGTTCGGCACGGGCCGGGTGATCACGGCGAACGATGAGCAATGGGATGAGTTCTCCAACCTCTTCCCACCCCTGTCCGGCACCCGTCAAATCATGGTGGTCGATGTGCACAAGACCCAGGAATCGTGCGGCATGGGCGTGCCCAAATTCGACTTCGTTGAAGACCGTGACGCCTTGGTCAAACACTGGGATAAAAACGGCGACGATTTTGTGCGCGATTATTGGGGTCGCAAGAACTCTGAAAGCCAGGATGGGCTGAAGCCTTACGCGCTGCACCCCTCCACGGACGACTGA
- a CDS encoding NADP-dependent malic enzyme — MSHSDDNDHMSATDQEALVMHASGRPGKLEIHPTKPLTTQRDLSLAYSPGVAAPCLEIERDPQLAYDYTAKGNIVAIISNGTAVLGLGDLGAQASKPVMEGKAVLFKRFADIDGIDLEVDTKDADEFINAVKLLGPSFGGINLEDIAAPDCFIIEQQLREIMDIPVFHDDQHGTAIITAAGLINACDLTGRNMEDIKVVVNGAGAAAIACIELVQCLGVRAQNTIMCDSKGVIYQGREIGMNQWKTAHAAPTDARTLEDAMVGADAFLGLSVKGAVTQKMVESMADKPIIFAMANPDPEITPEDAKAVRDDVIMATGRSDYPNQINNVLGFPYIFRGALDVRATTINEDMKVAAAHAIAGLAREDVPDEVDMAYSGQHLQYGPDYLIPAPFDPRLITTVPPAVAGAAMESGVAQRPIIDMDAYRNELTARMDPTAPSLQAIFEDVHLHPRRVVFAEGEEEKSIRAAVAFYNAGYGFPILVGREDEIHEKLVELGLPKLDGVEITNAKLSDATERYIDDVYDRLQREGKLFRDCSRMVKQNRNTFAACMVAQGDADAMVTGLTRNYHVALKDITQVIDPVPNQSVLGLTLLVAQGRTVFLADTAVNVMPDAQQLADTAIQAAAKVRHLGQEPRVAMMAFSNFGNPMPERTQVAREAMKILDKLNVSFEYEGEMNAEIALDYELQKRVYPFTRLSGPANVMVMPGLNAANISAGLVQQLGGGTVIGPLLLGISKPAQIAPMGATVSDLVNLAALAAHDAI, encoded by the coding sequence ATGTCCCATTCCGATGACAACGACCATATGAGCGCCACCGACCAAGAAGCCTTGGTGATGCACGCCTCTGGCCGTCCCGGCAAGCTGGAAATCCACCCGACCAAGCCGCTGACGACGCAACGCGACCTGTCGCTCGCCTACAGCCCCGGCGTTGCCGCACCGTGTTTGGAGATCGAACGCGACCCGCAACTGGCCTACGACTACACCGCCAAGGGCAACATCGTCGCCATCATTTCCAACGGCACGGCCGTTTTGGGTTTGGGTGATTTGGGCGCTCAAGCCTCCAAACCCGTCATGGAAGGCAAAGCCGTCCTGTTCAAACGCTTTGCCGACATCGACGGCATCGATTTGGAAGTCGACACCAAAGACGCGGATGAATTCATCAACGCGGTCAAATTGTTGGGGCCCAGCTTCGGCGGCATCAACTTAGAAGACATCGCTGCACCCGATTGTTTCATCATCGAACAGCAATTGCGCGAAATCATGGACATTCCGGTGTTCCACGATGATCAACACGGCACTGCCATCATCACCGCTGCGGGTCTGATCAACGCGTGTGATCTCACCGGGCGCAACATGGAAGACATCAAAGTCGTCGTGAACGGTGCCGGTGCGGCCGCCATCGCGTGTATTGAGCTGGTCCAGTGCCTGGGCGTGCGCGCACAAAACACCATCATGTGCGATTCCAAGGGCGTCATTTACCAAGGCCGCGAAATCGGCATGAACCAATGGAAAACCGCCCACGCCGCACCCACAGATGCACGCACGTTGGAAGACGCTATGGTCGGCGCCGACGCGTTTTTGGGCCTGTCGGTCAAAGGTGCCGTGACGCAAAAAATGGTCGAAAGCATGGCCGACAAGCCGATCATCTTCGCCATGGCCAACCCCGATCCCGAAATCACCCCCGAAGACGCCAAAGCGGTGCGCGACGACGTGATCATGGCCACGGGGCGTTCGGACTACCCCAACCAGATCAACAACGTGTTGGGTTTCCCCTATATCTTCCGCGGCGCACTCGACGTGCGCGCCACCACCATTAACGAAGACATGAAAGTCGCCGCCGCCCACGCCATCGCCGGATTGGCGCGCGAAGACGTGCCCGACGAAGTGGACATGGCGTATTCCGGCCAGCACTTGCAATACGGACCCGACTATTTGATCCCGGCACCCTTCGATCCGCGCCTGATCACCACCGTGCCGCCCGCCGTTGCGGGGGCCGCCATGGAAAGTGGAGTGGCGCAACGCCCGATCATCGACATGGATGCCTATCGCAACGAGCTGACCGCGCGCATGGATCCCACCGCGCCGTCGCTGCAAGCCATCTTTGAAGACGTGCACCTGCATCCGCGCCGTGTGGTCTTTGCCGAGGGTGAAGAAGAAAAATCCATCCGTGCGGCCGTGGCGTTTTACAACGCAGGTTACGGATTCCCCATCTTGGTGGGGCGCGAAGACGAAATCCATGAAAAGCTGGTCGAGCTGGGCTTGCCCAAACTGGACGGCGTGGAAATCACCAACGCTAAGCTGTCCGACGCGACCGAACGTTATATCGATGACGTCTACGACCGCCTGCAACGTGAAGGCAAACTGTTCCGCGATTGCTCGCGCATGGTCAAGCAAAACCGCAACACCTTTGCCGCATGCATGGTCGCCCAAGGTGACGCGGACGCCATGGTCACGGGTCTGACGCGCAACTATCACGTGGCGCTCAAAGACATCACCCAAGTCATTGACCCCGTTCCCAACCAATCGGTACTCGGTTTGACGCTTTTGGTCGCCCAAGGGCGCACCGTGTTCTTGGCCGATACAGCTGTCAATGTCATGCCTGATGCTCAACAATTGGCCGACACCGCCATCCAAGCCGCAGCCAAAGTGCGTCACTTGGGCCAAGAGCCCCGCGTCGCCATGATGGCGTTTTCGAACTTCGGCAACCCCATGCCCGAACGCACCCAGGTCGCCCGCGAAGCCATGAAGATTTTGGACAAGCTCAACGTCAGCTTCGAATACGAAGGTGAGATGAACGCCGAAATCGCGCTGGATTACGAACTGCAAAAACGCGTCTATCCGTTCACCCGCTTGTCCGGTCCCGCCAACGTTATGGTCATGCCGGGCTTGAACGCTGCCAACATCTCTGCCGGTTTGGTACAGCAGTTGGGTGGCGGCACGGTGATCGGGCCGTTGTTGTTGGGTATTTCCAAACCCGCACAAATCGCGCCCATGGGGGCAACGGTTTCGGACTTGGTCAACTTGGCGGCACTTGCTGCCCATGACGCGATTTAA
- the mutS gene encoding DNA mismatch repair protein MutS produces MMAQFLSIKEDHPDALLFYRMGDFYELFFEDAEKASAALDITLTKRGKHDGNDIPMCGVPVHSHEQYLSRLIRKGFRVAVCEQTEDPAEAKKRGAKSVVRREVVRVVTPGTITEDSLLDARSNNYLAAIAEAQGDLGLAWIDVSTGQFFAQSSGLDQLGAQLARLKPGELMYPDSLMSKDGYPVILGDWVEALTPQPASRFDSTNGRKRIEALFGVKTLEAFGGFGRAEVAAAGALLDYVELTQKGKLPRITPLQRIATGGVMEIDAATRRNLELSETLTGTRKGSLLSVMDKTITGAGARLLAQRLAAPLTDVSAIEARFCAVQFGVDETRTREDVQGLLKRCPDLERALSRLTLGRGGPRDLAAVMGGLALSADARDLFHGKTVPAGLTASLENLGEHGELVGELTQALADELPVLARDGGFVRAGYRPDLDELKTLRDESRRLIAGLQGNYQDHTGVSALKVKHNNVLGYFIEVSAKHADKLMDPDGPYIHRQTMANAVRFNTVELSELEGKIARAADGAVALELDVFEQLVARVVERADAIALCARALAELDVAFGLAQLALDARLTRPVVDDSRDFEITQGRHPVVEAALEAGEGEKFVANDCAQDDEAGRLWLLTGPNMAGKSTFLRQNALIAVMAQMGAFVPAASARIGVVDRLFSRVGAADDLARGRSTFMVEMVETAAILNQAGERALVILDEIGRGTSTFDGLSIAWAVIEHLHEVNTCRALFATHYHELTALQAKLDGLTCHAMKVKEWKGEVVFLHEVGPGAADRSYGIHVGQLAGLPPKVVSRAEQILKSLEEGEQSSTVTKLADDLPLFSHAPANAGTPSGPRVESEVEAAIKAMLPDEMTPREALDYLYRLKDMDVGE; encoded by the coding sequence ATGATGGCGCAGTTTTTGTCGATTAAAGAAGACCACCCAGACGCTTTGTTGTTCTATCGCATGGGCGACTTTTACGAGCTGTTTTTCGAAGACGCTGAAAAAGCGTCTGCCGCGTTGGACATCACGCTCACCAAACGCGGCAAGCATGACGGCAACGACATCCCCATGTGCGGCGTTCCGGTGCACAGCCATGAACAGTATTTATCCCGCCTAATCCGCAAAGGCTTTCGCGTCGCCGTGTGCGAACAGACCGAAGACCCGGCCGAAGCGAAAAAGCGCGGGGCTAAATCCGTGGTGCGCCGTGAAGTCGTGCGTGTGGTGACACCGGGCACGATTACGGAAGACAGTCTGCTCGACGCCCGGTCCAACAACTATCTTGCGGCCATTGCCGAGGCTCAGGGGGATTTAGGTCTCGCCTGGATTGACGTGTCGACCGGACAGTTTTTTGCCCAAAGCTCCGGCCTGGATCAGTTGGGCGCGCAGCTGGCCCGGTTGAAACCCGGCGAATTGATGTATCCCGACAGCCTCATGAGCAAGGATGGTTACCCTGTTATCTTAGGCGATTGGGTGGAGGCTTTGACGCCCCAGCCGGCATCGAGGTTCGACAGTACCAACGGGCGCAAACGCATTGAGGCGTTGTTCGGGGTGAAGACGCTGGAAGCGTTTGGTGGTTTTGGCCGTGCCGAAGTGGCGGCGGCGGGTGCCCTGTTGGATTATGTGGAGCTCACACAAAAGGGCAAGCTTCCGCGCATCACACCTTTGCAACGCATTGCCACGGGCGGCGTCATGGAAATCGATGCCGCAACCCGGCGGAACTTGGAGCTGTCCGAAACGTTGACCGGAACGCGCAAGGGCTCGCTGTTGTCGGTCATGGACAAGACCATTACGGGCGCGGGCGCACGCTTGTTGGCACAACGCTTGGCCGCACCCTTGACGGATGTGAGCGCTATAGAAGCGCGCTTTTGCGCGGTGCAGTTTGGCGTGGACGAAACGCGCACCCGTGAAGATGTACAGGGCCTGTTGAAGCGTTGCCCAGATTTGGAACGCGCGCTGTCACGTCTCACACTCGGTCGCGGCGGGCCGCGTGACTTGGCCGCCGTTATGGGCGGCTTGGCGTTGAGCGCCGATGCGCGCGATTTGTTTCACGGCAAAACCGTGCCCGCAGGTTTGACGGCGAGTTTAGAAAACCTCGGCGAACATGGCGAACTGGTGGGGGAACTCACCCAGGCCTTGGCTGACGAGCTGCCCGTGTTGGCGCGCGACGGCGGGTTTGTGCGCGCGGGCTACCGTCCGGATTTGGACGAGCTGAAGACGCTCCGCGACGAAAGCCGCCGTCTGATCGCCGGGCTGCAAGGCAACTACCAAGACCACACGGGCGTGAGCGCGCTGAAGGTCAAACACAACAACGTGCTGGGTTACTTCATTGAAGTTTCGGCCAAGCATGCCGACAAACTGATGGACCCAGACGGGCCGTATATCCATCGCCAAACTATGGCCAACGCCGTGCGCTTTAATACCGTCGAGCTGTCGGAGCTCGAAGGCAAAATCGCCCGCGCCGCCGACGGCGCGGTGGCGTTGGAGCTGGACGTGTTTGAGCAGCTGGTCGCCCGCGTGGTTGAGCGCGCCGACGCCATTGCCTTGTGTGCCCGGGCTTTGGCCGAACTGGATGTGGCGTTTGGCTTGGCGCAATTGGCCTTGGACGCGCGCCTCACCCGCCCCGTCGTCGACGACAGCCGCGATTTCGAAATCACCCAAGGCCGCCACCCGGTGGTTGAAGCGGCTTTGGAAGCTGGCGAAGGGGAAAAGTTCGTCGCCAACGATTGCGCCCAAGACGATGAAGCCGGACGGCTTTGGCTGCTGACCGGTCCCAACATGGCCGGTAAATCGACCTTCTTGCGCCAAAATGCTTTGATTGCGGTGATGGCGCAGATGGGCGCGTTTGTGCCCGCCGCCTCGGCGCGCATTGGCGTGGTCGATCGCTTGTTTAGCCGTGTCGGCGCGGCGGACGACCTCGCCCGTGGACGCTCCACGTTCATGGTGGAAATGGTCGAAACGGCAGCGATCTTGAACCAAGCGGGCGAACGCGCGCTGGTGATCTTGGACGAAATTGGGCGTGGTACATCCACGTTCGACGGTCTGTCCATCGCCTGGGCGGTTATAGAACACTTACATGAAGTGAACACGTGTCGTGCCTTGTTCGCCACCCACTACCACGAACTCACCGCGCTTCAAGCGAAGCTCGACGGGCTTACGTGTCACGCCATGAAAGTGAAAGAGTGGAAGGGTGAAGTGGTGTTCTTGCACGAGGTGGGACCGGGTGCGGCGGACAGGTCTTACGGCATTCACGTGGGCCAACTGGCGGGCCTGCCGCCTAAAGTGGTGTCGCGCGCCGAACAGATTTTGAAGTCGCTGGAAGAAGGCGAACAATCCTCCACCGTCACCAAGCTCGCCGACGACTTACCCCTGTTCAGCCACGCCCCCGCCAATGCAGGGACACCAAGCGGCCCCCGCGTCGAGAGCGAAGTCGAAGCCGCCATCAAAGCCATGCTGCCCGACGAAATGACCCCGCGCGAAGCGTTGGACTATCTGTATCGGTTGAAGGATATGGATGTGGGCGAATAA